One Streptomyces sp. NBC_01237 genomic region harbors:
- a CDS encoding ATP-binding protein codes for MMVDMAGLEGVEQPRPCGSAAAARLTSTVEDEQAFKALELFGNPTEGEVRLPSRPESAATARRLTSCVVLRQWALSPQTAEYAVLLVSELVGNAVRHTGARVFGLRMLRRRGWIRIEVRDPSRGLPCLMPVREMDVSGRGLFLVDKLSDRWGVDLLPRGKTTWFEMRISDR; via the coding sequence ATGATGGTGGACATGGCGGGCCTGGAGGGTGTGGAACAGCCGCGACCGTGCGGCAGCGCGGCGGCGGCACGCTTGACGTCGACTGTTGAGGACGAACAGGCGTTCAAGGCACTGGAGTTGTTCGGAAATCCGACCGAGGGTGAGGTCCGGCTGCCCTCGCGGCCGGAGTCCGCGGCCACCGCCCGCCGGCTCACTTCCTGTGTGGTGCTGCGTCAGTGGGCGCTCTCGCCGCAGACCGCCGAGTACGCGGTGCTGCTCGTCTCGGAACTCGTCGGCAACGCGGTACGGCACACCGGCGCCCGGGTCTTCGGGCTGCGGATGCTGCGCCGTCGCGGCTGGATCCGGATCGAGGTGCGCGACCCCTCGCGCGGGCTGCCCTGTCTGATGCCCGTGCGTGAGATGGATGTCAGCGGGCGCGGTCTCTTCCTGGTCGACAAGCTCTCCGACCGCTGGGGCGTGGATCTGCTGCCGCGCGGCAAGACCACCTGGTTCGAGATGCGGATCTCCGACCGCTGA
- a CDS encoding polysaccharide deacetylase family protein, whose product MNGRETPVRRREALRAGAGALTAAALAAGCADGGGTAADGGSTASRTPAARPAASPAKNARNAAAPAPRRFRGQPVQVSHGPRDRARVALTFHGQGDPAVAESVLAAAERAGVRLTVLAVGSWLDEHPGMARRILGRGHDLGNHTQHHLDINTMGESEAYAEITACARRLHRLTGSIGTWFRPSRAQYATPLVQRLARRAGYPHVLSYDVDSLDFTSPGVPAVTRKVAGELRNGSVVSLHFGYADTVAALPLLLTEIDRRRMRAVTTTELLT is encoded by the coding sequence ATGAACGGTCGCGAAACACCGGTGCGCCGCCGGGAAGCCCTGCGCGCGGGCGCCGGGGCGCTCACCGCGGCAGCGCTCGCCGCAGGCTGCGCGGACGGCGGGGGCACCGCAGCGGACGGCGGGAGCACCGCATCGCGCACGCCCGCCGCCCGCCCCGCCGCGAGCCCGGCGAAGAACGCGCGGAACGCCGCGGCCCCCGCACCCCGCCGCTTCCGCGGGCAGCCGGTCCAGGTGAGCCACGGCCCCCGCGACCGGGCCCGCGTCGCCCTCACCTTCCACGGGCAGGGTGACCCCGCCGTCGCCGAGTCCGTACTCGCCGCGGCCGAACGGGCCGGGGTCCGGCTCACCGTGCTCGCCGTCGGCAGCTGGCTCGACGAGCACCCCGGCATGGCCCGCCGCATCCTCGGCAGGGGGCATGACCTCGGCAACCACACCCAGCACCACCTCGACATCAACACGATGGGCGAGAGCGAGGCGTACGCGGAGATCACCGCCTGCGCCCGGCGCCTGCACCGGCTGACCGGGTCCATCGGCACCTGGTTCCGGCCCTCGCGCGCCCAGTACGCCACCCCGCTCGTCCAGCGGCTCGCCCGTCGGGCCGGCTACCCGCACGTCCTGTCGTACGACGTGGACTCCCTCGACTTCACCTCGCCCGGCGTCCCGGCCGTCACCCGCAAGGTCGCCGGGGAGCTCCGCAACGGGTCCGTGGTGAGCCTGCACTTCGGTTACGCGGACACCGTCGCCGCGCTGCCGCTCCTCCTCA